The genome window CACCCGATCAGATCGGCCAACGCCACACCCGGATCCACCGCCCGCATCAACGACTCACCGATCAGAAAGCGCTGCACACCGGCAGCCTGCATACGCGCCACATCGTCGCGCGTGTTGATACCGCTCTCGGTGACCACCGGCGCGCCCGGCGCCAGTCGCGGCAGCAAGTCGAGGGTGGTCTCCAGCCTGGTCTCGAAATTCCGGAGATCGCGGTTGTTGATGCCCAGCAGATAGCCGTCCTTCAGATCAGCCGCCTGCACGGCTTCCAGCTCGGCGCCATCGTGAACCTCGACCAGCACGTCCATGCCGGCCTCGCGCGCCACCGCATCCAGCTCGCGCATCTGCGCAGCCGACAGCGCGGCCGCGATCAGCAGCACGCAGTCGGCGGCCATGGCGCGTGCCTCCAGTACCTGCAGCGGGTCGATGAGGAAATCCTTGCGCAGCACCGGCAGCGCGCAGGCCGCGCGCGCGGCCTCCAGGACCTCGGGACCACCGCCGAAAAAATCGCGATCGGTGAGTACCGACAGCGTCGCGGCACCGCCCTCCGCGTAGCGCCCGGCGAGCCAGGCGCCGTCGAAATCCTGGCGGATCAGGCCCTTGCTGGGACTGGCGCGCTTGATCTCGGCGATGACGGCCGCCCCCTGCCTGGCGCGAGCCGTCAAGGCCTCGGCAAAACCGCGGGGCGCATCGGCCACGCCGGCCAGCTCTTCCAGATCGGCCGTGCGGTAGCGCTTGCGCAGCGCACTCAGCTCCTCGGCCTTGCGCGCGAGAATGGTCTCAAGGATGTCGCTCATTGCTGTGCCTGCGTGGCGGCGACAAAGGCCGCGCGCTTGGCCTGCGCCGCACCCGAGTCGATGCTGTGGCGCGCGCGCTCGATGCCGTCGCTGATGGAACCGGCGACATCAGCGGCGTAGAGGGCCGCACCGGCGTTGAGCAGCACGATGTCGCGCGCCGGGCCGCTATCGCCCATGAGCACGCCCTCGACCGTCGCGCGCGAGGCTTCCGGGCCGTCGACGGCGAGCTGGCGGCTGGAGGCCATGGTCAGCCCGAAGTCCTCGGGATGGATATCGTACTCGTGCACCTCGCCGTCCTTCAGCTCAGCGACGTAGGTCGCCCCGCCCAGCGTGATCTCGTCGAGGCCGTCGCGGCCCCAGACCACCAGCGCGCGCGACAGGCCGAGCTCGCGCAGCACGCGCGCGAGAATGCCCACCAGATCCGGGTGGAAGACCCCCATCAGGCAGTGCTTGGCGTCGGCGGGATTGGTCAGCGGGCCGAGGATGTTGAAGATCGTGCGCACGCCCATCTCCTTGCGCACCGGCCCGACCTCCTTCATGGCCGGATGATGGATGGGCGCGAACATGAAGCCGACGCCGCAGGCCTCGATGCAGGCCGCGACCTGCTCGGGCTGCAGCTCGATATCCGCGCCGAGCGCGGCCAGCAGGTCGGCCGCGCCGGAGGCGCTGGAGACCGAACGGTTACCGTGCTTGGCCACCCTGGCGCCAGCGCCGGCCGCCACGAACATGGCAGCCGTGGAGATATTGAAGGTATGCGCGCCGTCGCCACCGGTGCCGACGATGTCGAGGAAATGCTCGCGATCGGCCAGCGGCACGCCGCGGGCGAACTCACGCATGACGCGCGCCGCGCCGGTGATCTCACCAACGGTCTCCTTCTTGACGCGCAGGCCGGCGAGAATCGCCGCCGTCAGAACGGGCGACACCTCGCCACCCATGATGGCGCGCATCAGCGCGATCATCTCGTCGTGGAAGATCTCGCGGTGGTCGATGACGCGCGCCAGCGCCTGCTGCGGGGTGAATTTCATCAGGCGGGCTCCGCGATCCGGTAGTCGAGGAAGGTGCGCAACATGGCGTGACCGTGCTCGGAGAGAATGGATTCGGGATGGAACTGCACGCCCTCGACGGCCAGCTCGCGGTGGCGGAAGCCCATGACCTCATCGACGCCGCCGTCGGCGGTGGCGGTCCAGGCGGTCAGCTCCAGGCAGTCCGGCAGGCTGTCGCGCGCCACGATCAGCGAGTGGTAACGCGTCGCCGTCAGCGGGCTCTCCAGGCCGGCGAAGACGCCGACGCCGGTGTGATGGATGGCCGAGGTCTTGCCGTGCATGACCTCGCGCGCGCGCACGACCTCACCGCCGAAGACCTGGCCAATGGCCTGATGGCCGAGACAGACGCCGAAGATCGGGATGTGGCCGGCAGCGCGCTCGATCAGCTCCAGGCAGACGCCGGCCTCGTTGGGGGTGCAGGGCCCGGGCGAAAGCAGGATGTGATCCGGCTGCCGGGCCAGCATCTCGTCCACGCTCATGGCGTCGTTGCGCACGACCTCGACCTGCGCGCCGATCTCGCCGAGATACTGCACGAGGTTGTAGGTGAAGGAATCGT of Algiphilus aromaticivorans DG1253 contains these proteins:
- the trpC gene encoding indole-3-glycerol phosphate synthase TrpC, with protein sequence MSDILETILARKAEELSALRKRYRTADLEELAGVADAPRGFAEALTARARQGAAVIAEIKRASPSKGLIRQDFDGAWLAGRYAEGGAATLSVLTDRDFFGGGPEVLEAARAACALPVLRKDFLIDPLQVLEARAMAADCVLLIAAALSAAQMRELDAVAREAGMDVLVEVHDGAELEAVQAADLKDGYLLGINNRDLRNFETRLETTLDLLPRLAPGAPVVTESGINTRDDVARMQAAGVQRFLIGESLMRAVDPGVALADLIG
- the trpD gene encoding anthranilate phosphoribosyltransferase codes for the protein MKFTPQQALARVIDHREIFHDEMIALMRAIMGGEVSPVLTAAILAGLRVKKETVGEITGAARVMREFARGVPLADREHFLDIVGTGGDGAHTFNISTAAMFVAAGAGARVAKHGNRSVSSASGAADLLAALGADIELQPEQVAACIEACGVGFMFAPIHHPAMKEVGPVRKEMGVRTIFNILGPLTNPADAKHCLMGVFHPDLVGILARVLRELGLSRALVVWGRDGLDEITLGGATYVAELKDGEVHEYDIHPEDFGLTMASSRQLAVDGPEASRATVEGVLMGDSGPARDIVLLNAGAALYAADVAGSISDGIERARHSIDSGAAQAKRAAFVAATQAQQ
- a CDS encoding anthranilate synthase component II, producing MVLVVDNYDSFTYNLVQYLGEIGAQVEVVRNDAMSVDEMLARQPDHILLSPGPCTPNEAGVCLELIERAAGHIPIFGVCLGHQAIGQVFGGEVVRAREVMHGKTSAIHHTGVGVFAGLESPLTATRYHSLIVARDSLPDCLELTAWTATADGGVDEVMGFRHRELAVEGVQFHPESILSEHGHAMLRTFLDYRIAEPA